From a single Arachis hypogaea cultivar Tifrunner chromosome 3, arahy.Tifrunner.gnm2.J5K5, whole genome shotgun sequence genomic region:
- the LOC112791388 gene encoding F-box protein At1g61340: MAIGFEGYNFTRTRSLGRKRVVSGNVEGSPLDSETDMAPLKRVCSGRFNFNSERSLLEALPLDILIRVLCGVDHEDLEQLLHVSKTISEAAEVAKRFHFEYSTPKKKTFDSFHSSINFNDAKGFEEIVTPKAPLRKSKSRLNSGKLASISVALFASDDEQY, encoded by the exons ATGGCGATAGGATTTGAGGGCTATAATTTTACAAGAACACGATCGCTTGGAAGGAAGAGGGTTGTTTCTGGCAATGTAGAAGGTTCTCCTCTTGATTCAGAAACTGATATGGCTCCATTGAAGAGAGTGTGTAGTGGGAGGTTCAACTTTAACTCTGAAAGGTCTCTCCTTGAAGCCCTTCCTCTTGATATTCTG ATTAGGGTGCTGTGTGGTGTGGACCATGAGGATTTGGAGCAGCTTCTGCATGTCTCGAAAACGATTAGCGAAGCA GCTGAAGTTGCAAAGAGGTTCCACTTTGAGTACAGTACTCCAAAGAAGAAAACTTTTGATTCCTTTCATTCTTCCATTAATTTTAATGATGCAAAAGGGTTTGAGGAAATTGTAACTCCAAAGGCACCATTGAGGAAATCCAAGTCAAGGCTGAATAGTGGGAAGCTGGCTTCAATTTCAGTGGCCTTGTTTGCATCAGATGATGAACAGTATTAA
- the LOC112791386 gene encoding uncharacterized protein, whose translation MGAEEELQVASPIQHSVSTGYSWPRLRFDLPPHRTYHFHNQFVTPSNPNNFLKAVKWSPDGSCFLTTSDDNTLRIFTLPDPEAATLVDASQSDDDSFAASLVMSEGEPIHDFCWYPYMSASDPVTNVFATTTRDHPIHLWDATLGQLRCTYRAYDNMDEITAAFSVAFNPAGTKIFAGYNKCIRMFDLHRPGRDFELYSTAKDKKEGQTGIISAMTFSPSHTGMLALGSYSQTTGIYREDNMELLYVLHGQEGGITHVQFSRDGNYLYTGGRKDPYILCWDVRKAVDCVFKLYRSSESTNQRILFDIDPSGQHLGTGGQDGLVHIYDLQTGQWVSGFQAALDTVNGFSFHPFLPHAVSSSGHRRFVIPDDDNEDLSLSGHENCVSVWSFGLKEDGNFMDH comes from the exons ATGGGAGCAGAAGAGGAGCTTCAAGTAGCAAGCCCCATCCAACACTCCGTTTCCACCGGCTACTCGTGGCCCCGCCTTCGCTTCGATCTCCCTCCTCACCGAACCTACCACTTCCATAATCAGTTCGTCACTCCCTCTAACCCTAACAACTTCCTCAAAGCCGTCAAATG GTCGCCCGATGGTTCCTGTTTCCTCACCACTTCCGACGACAACACTCTCCGCATCTTCACTCT ACCGGACCCTGAAGCCGCCACTCTGGTTGATGCTTCACAATCTGATGACG ATTCCTTTGCGGCGAGTCTAGTTATGAGTGAAGGAGAGCCTATACATGATTTTTGTTGGTATCCTTACATGTCTGCATCAG ATCCTGTGACCAATGTTTTTGCAACTACCACTCGCGACCATCCTATTCATCTATGGGATGCTACTTTAGGACAG CTACGTTGTACGTATCGAGCTTATGATAACATGGATGAGATTACTGCGGCATTTTCAGTTGCTTTTAATCCTGCCGGGACTAA GATATTCGCTGGATACAACAAATGTATCAGGATGTTTGATCTACATCGTCCTGGCAGAGATTTTGAATTGTATTCGACagcaaaagataaaaaagaaggcCAAACAG GTATCATATCTGCAATGACCTTCTCTCCATCTCATACTGGAATGCTTGCTTTGGGTTCATACAGTCAAACTACTGGCATTTATAGGGAAGATAACATGGAACTCTTGTACGTTTTGCATGGTCAAGAAGGTGGGATTACGCAT GTCCAGTTTTCCAGAGATGGAAATTATCTATATACTGGAGGTCGGAAG GACCCTTACATACTATGCTGGGATGTGCGCAAAGCTGTTGACTGTGTCTTCAA GTTATACAGATCATCAGAAAGCACCAATCAGCGGATACTTTTTGATATTGACCCTTCTGGTCAGCATCTTGGTACAGGCGGCCAG GATGGCTTAGTACATATATACGATCTTCAAACTGGGCAGTGGGTATCAGGCTTCCAGGCTGCATTAG acaCAGTTAATGGCTTCTCGTTCCATCCATTTCTGCCCCATGCGGTGTCTTCCTCAGGTCACCGAAGATTTGTAATTCCTGATGACGACAATGAAGATTTGAGTTTGAGTG GTCATGAAAACTGCGTCTCGGTGTGGAGTTTTGGTTTGAAGGAGGATGGCAATTTCATGGATCACTGA